From Helicoverpa armigera isolate CAAS_96S chromosome 29, ASM3070526v1, whole genome shotgun sequence, the proteins below share one genomic window:
- the LOC110383203 gene encoding uncharacterized protein LOC110383203 has product MPKNWKVIPEARYVATINESFTIDLTTFSIACGWCNNLDLDNQIENGPTVNTSGIHFTNITDGMSTLWNCVLTLDQGWDPMAKVLQINTTNSVFPFHLHVKGAKTVKVLVNNKELSFVRANLSEPYDGEAEYFFKEDETVDVVCINKFSKGSVHIKYITKGFSYADPKNVTDNSKFTIKLTSEYANSSFQCVYTSEFNETYVYKINFRPKSADESSIANYIRKITNEPDKSGTLLIVGCSVGAAILVLIFIGVGCYFKRHGNVKNELSKNEDLYTIYDTPAPDYINTYVNDKADCQYVNEGFHNAPLSENIYNDRQSNVYAEVNYDTCKPKTSVSQTRYSVVYDAPYGRISVIRAHHRQS; this is encoded by the exons ATGCCGAAGAATTGGAAAGTCATACCAGAAGCCAGATATGTAGCAACTATAAATGAATCATTTACTATAGATTTAACTACTTTTTCAATAGCTTGTGGTTG GTGCAACAATTTGGATTTAGACAATCAAATTGAAAACGGACCTACAGTAAATACGTCGGGAATTCAT TTTACCAATATCACCGATGGAATGAGTACATTATGGAATTGTGTTTTGACGTTAGATCAAGGATGGGATCCTATGGCTAAAGTTTTGCAAATAAACACTACTAATAGCGTATTTCCTTTTCATCTTCACGTTAAAGGCGCAA AAACAGTGAAAGTATTAGTTAATAATAAAGAGTTATCGTTCGTCAGAGCAAATCTATCGGAACCTTATGATGGAGAAGCGGAGTATTTCTTTAAGGAAGACGAAACTGTAGATGTGGTCTGCATAAACAAATTTTCTAAAGGATCGGTTCATATTAAGTACATTACAAAAG gTTTTTCATACGCTGACCCGAAAAATGTGACAGACAACTCTAAGTTTACCATCAAGTTGACATCAGAATACGCCAACTCATCATTTCAATGCGTTTATACGTCGGAATTCAATGAAACATATGTATACAAGATTAACTTTCGTCCAAAATCTGCAGACGAga GCTCAATAGCAAATTACAtacgaaaaataacaaatgaaccAGACAAGAGTGGTACACTTTTGATCGTAGGCTGTTCTGTTGGCGCTGCGATTTTAGTCCTTATTTTTATAGGCGTAGGGTGCTATTTCAAAAGACATGGAAACGTCAAAAATGAACTC agCAAAAACGAAGATTTATACACAATATACGATACGCCAGCCCCagattatataaatacatacgtAAATGACAAAGCTGATTGTCAGTATGTAAATGAAGGATTCCATAACGCTCCGTTAAGCGAAAACATATATAATGATAGACAAAGTAATGTATATGCTGAAGTTAATTATGACACTTGTAAACCAAAAACAAGTGTATCACAGACAAGATACAGTGTTGTCTATGATGCACCGTACGGAAGAATATCTGTGATAAGAGCTCACCATAGACAATCTTAA